The DNA segment ACGATAATAATAGTTTAGCGCTTACCTACAACTCATCAGCCAACAAAAGCAATAATTCTACGGTGAATCTTTTTAATACAACGAAAGATCTAGTTAATAATGTGACCGATTATACGTGGACTAAAAGTAGAGAAGATGCTCATTCCTACAACAACTCGATCAACTTGAATTATGAATTAAAAACGGACTCGTTAGGAAGTAAATTGAATTTGAATGCAGCTGGTTTACTGTATAAAAGATTACAAAGTTCTAATAATTTCACTATTGCATCTGATCAAACTGGAAATGACAACGGGAAACTTTTGAAAATTTACATGGAACAGCCTCAGTTCATCAATAATTTCTCCGCTACTGCAGATTACATTCAAAAGTTTAAAAAAGATTTAACAATTTCAATTGGTGGGAATTTTAACAAGACAAAAACAGACAACGATACCAAATACGACACCTATAATTATACTACGAATGCATTAATTAAGACACCGAATCATTTTCTTTATGATGAAAATATATTTGGTGGTTATCTAACGGTAGAGAAAGTATTGACGCCCAAGTTCTCTGGAAAAGTCGGTGTAAGATATGAGTTAACGCAGAGTGAGGGTAAATCTGATAATGCGCAGGATGTTAACCTTCGTAATATCAAAAGAGATTATGACAAATTACTGCCTTATCTAAGTTTGAACTACGCAATTAACGATACTAATAATATTTCTTACGCATTTTCAAGCCGCATGAGAAGACCAAGTTTTTGGGAATTAAATCCCGTACGAAATGTTTTAACCGAATTTAATTATACCCAAAACAATCCTTTTGTAAAAGCATCAGCTGTTTACAATCATGAATTAACTTACATGTACAAAAACTCCTACTTTCTTATCTTAAGTCATAGTTTAGAAAAAGATGGTATTACGCAAGTTCCTTTACAAGGCGTAATTAATGGCAAAAATCAATTGAGATATATTAGAACAAATTTTGGTGATACTCAAGAAATGAGCGCCATGCTGGGAATGCAGAAAAGTTTTTTCAAAGGATATTTAACTTCAAATTTCAATGTTGGACTGCAGCGGAAAATCAATAATGGAAGTTTAAGTCAAGATCCTTTAACGGGTGATATTTTCCCACTTTATGAAAACCACACTGTCTCAAACAGTTTTATTTTGCAGACCAGTAATAATATTCGATTGGATCAAAAGAAAACATGGTTTGCTGGGGTCAACTATTTCTACGTAGACAAACAGCAGATCGAATTAGGTCAGCTTAAAGGATTAATGAGTTTGGATTTAGACGTTAAGAAAATATGGAATGAGTGGACTTTTGCGCTCGCCTTCAGAGATGTTTTGGACACTCATAAAATCGTCATTGAAGACTACCAGAAAAACGGAAATTATAATTACGTTAACCAAAATCAGTACATGAGAGGGGTGGAATTAACTATCGTTTATAATTTCGGAAATCAAAAAGTGAAAAAGGTCAGAAATATCGAAAGTGCAGATAAAGATATTAAAAGCCGAACCAAATAGACTTCATACTATTCAATTATATTTTTTGAAAAAACCCTTAGGATTTCTAAGGGTTTTTGATTTTTACTAAAGAGAATTAACCTTTTCAAGGTTTCTATGTGGTACAATTTATTTCTTCGGCAAGAAAACTTCTGCCAGCATGCATCTTGCACTTCCGCCACCATTCACCTCAATCGTATTCAGATCAGAATAGATGATTTCACAATAACTTTCAATTTTTGCAATTTGTTCTTTCGTTAAAGCTTTGTAAGCAGTTTCACTCATGACCAAAAACTGAGTTCCTTCTTCATTTTGAACCTGGAGCATATTTCCTGCAAATTGCTGCATTTGATCTTCAGAAATTTCGATTACTTCTTTTTCTGTTGATTTAATTACTTCCTGTACTTTACTTCGTTCCATTTCATCATCAATGCAATCCAGGCAAATGACCACAAATTGTTCAGCTACACACATCATCACATTCGTGTGATAGATTGGTAATCTTTGGTCGCCAACATTCTGAAACGAATGAAAAACGATGGGAGTATAACCATATTTATTGCAAAATCCCCGAAATAATTCCTCGTTTAACCGAAGAGAAACAGATCCATAAGCAATTTTATAATCGTGATCGAAGATCATACTTCCTGTACCTTCCAGAAACTTTTCCTGATTTTCGGGAGCAGATAAGTCATCTACTTCAGAGATCGTAAAACCTTCATTTTTAATAGTCTCCAAAATGTCAGTTCTTCGCTCTACTCTTCTGTTTGGGGCAAACATAGGATACAAAGCGACTTTGCCATCTTCATGAAAGCTTACCCAGTTGTTTGGGAAAATAGAATCTGGCGAATGCGGTTCTAATGTATCTTTTACCGTAATCACGTTAATTCCTTTATCACGCAGCTTGTCTGCGAAAGTATTGAATTCCTGAAGCGCTTTCTCTTGAATATCGGCTTCTTTTTGTTCGACCTGGAAATAGTTATTTTCCGCGGTTTGTGAATTGTAACCGAAAGCAATCGGTTCTACCATCAAAACGGTACTGGCTGTTTGCATGAATTATTAAGTTTACTGGATTGTCATCCTTTATCTCACAAAAATACTTAAATTTATAGATAATAAAAAACCCATGTTAGAAATTGCTTGTTTTGAAATGACTTCTGCAGAAATTGCTTTACAGTCAATGGCCGATCGAATTGAATTTTGCGAGAATCTGGACTTAGGTGGGACTACTCCTAATCTTTATGAATTTTTGCATTTAAAAAGACATTATCAAAAACCAGTATATGTGATGATTCGTCCAAAAGGGGGCCCTTTTTATTATACTGATGCAGAGTTTTTGGAAATGAAAAACAGCATAATCATATTTAAAGAAGGGGGAGCTGACGGTTTTGTGTTTGGGATCTTAGATGCTCATAATGAAATTGATAAAGCCAGAAATCAAGAATTGCGTGAACTTGCTGGTGACACGCCTTGTACCTTTCACCGTGCTTTTGATCGGACATCAAATTTGGATCAATCTATAAAAACCTTAATTAGTTTGGGGTTTACTACCGTTTTAACTTCGGGTGGAGAGAAATCAGCGTTGGAAGGAAAAGAAGTTTTAAAAGCTTTAATTGAAAAATATGCTACTAAAATAGAAATTTTGATTGGCGGTGGGGTGCGCTCAGAAAACCTGCAACAAATTAAAGAATTTACAGGCGGTACCAGTTTTCATTCTTCGGCAATATGTAAATACGACACCTTTGCTACCGAAAATGAAATTAAAGAACTTAAGCAATTAAGTTATTAATTTAATAATTGAACATGGTAAAGATCGTGACGATCACCGGTAATCGAAATATTCTAAACCTAATTTTCTACGGTAAATTTTTTGGATAAGCAATTCACTTTTAGTAAAACAAAGATTAACTTACCTTAACCCCCAAAAAATTATTCTCTAACCAGAGGCATAGTTGAACATCTTAACAGACCACCCATTTTAGAAATTTCGCGGTACGGAATTTCTTCAACCGTCATTCCCCATTCATTTCGTAAGTGATTATTCATTCTCGTAAACGCTTGGTCCGAAACTACGATCTCCGGTGAAATTGAAAAAATGTTGGGGTACATTTCAAACATCTCCTGATCGGTAACTTCAAAGCAATTTTCTTTACCGAAAATGTCCAGGATTAAATTATAATCTGTTTCATCTACGAATCCATTTTTGTAGATGATGCATTTGTCAGTTCCGACAGGATTAAAGGTACAGTCTAAATGTAAAATACCTTTGTAAGGTTCGCGGTCGTTTTTCTTTAATTCAAAATCAAGAATTCTTTTTTTAGGAAAATATTCTTTTAAGATATTGATGGCGTACTCATTGGTTCTGGCGGTTTTAAAGTTTCGGTAATCTTCAGAAAAACATGTTCCAATGAATAAGAAATCGTTCCAAACTATGA comes from the Chryseobacterium sp. SNU WT5 genome and includes:
- the ctlX gene encoding citrulline utilization hydrolase CtlX, whose product is MQTASTVLMVEPIAFGYNSQTAENNYFQVEQKEADIQEKALQEFNTFADKLRDKGINVITVKDTLEPHSPDSIFPNNWVSFHEDGKVALYPMFAPNRRVERRTDILETIKNEGFTISEVDDLSAPENQEKFLEGTGSMIFDHDYKIAYGSVSLRLNEELFRGFCNKYGYTPIVFHSFQNVGDQRLPIYHTNVMMCVAEQFVVICLDCIDDEMERSKVQEVIKSTEKEVIEISEDQMQQFAGNMLQVQNEEGTQFLVMSETAYKALTKEQIAKIESYCEIIYSDLNTIEVNGGGSARCMLAEVFLPKK
- a CDS encoding copper homeostasis protein CutC, yielding MLEIACFEMTSAEIALQSMADRIEFCENLDLGGTTPNLYEFLHLKRHYQKPVYVMIRPKGGPFYYTDAEFLEMKNSIIIFKEGGADGFVFGILDAHNEIDKARNQELRELAGDTPCTFHRAFDRTSNLDQSIKTLISLGFTTVLTSGGEKSALEGKEVLKALIEKYATKIEILIGGGVRSENLQQIKEFTGGTSFHSSAICKYDTFATENEIKELKQLSY
- a CDS encoding dimethylarginine dimethylaminohydrolase family protein, producing the protein MKLNITNETGKLKSVVLGQPNSLGAVPTLEESYDAKSYNTIEKGIYPTEEAVISEMTSFEKVLKKYDVKVFRPEIIQDYNQVFARDVAFVIDDKMIISNVISDRADEQEAYRKIFEEVKWRGIINLPETAHIEGGDVIVWNDFLFIGTCFSEDYRNFKTARTNEYAINILKEYFPKKRILDFELKKNDREPYKGILHLDCTFNPVGTDKCIIYKNGFVDETDYNLILDIFGKENCFEVTDQEMFEMYPNIFSISPEIVVSDQAFTRMNNHLRNEWGMTVEEIPYREISKMGGLLRCSTMPLVRE
- a CDS encoding outer membrane beta-barrel family protein codes for the protein MKKLILSLSLLTGVVAFAQETAKSDSTKVQDIKEVTMTKKVFQKKADRFIYDVASSPVAKGNTAFGLLKETPLVSSTDDKTLRIAGKSNVLIYLNGRPTQMDAESLVQFLKNTPAENIQRIEVITMPGSEYKVESSDGIINIVLKKKTSDGLNGNLRMNNQQNYHNSTAAGLSLNYRKDKLGINSNINTSENVQDQYYILRNGNSQATNQSEGRIADPNLNLGGYLNIDYQFNDNNSLALTYNSSANKSNNSTVNLFNTTKDLVNNVTDYTWTKSREDAHSYNNSINLNYELKTDSLGSKLNLNAAGLLYKRLQSSNNFTIASDQTGNDNGKLLKIYMEQPQFINNFSATADYIQKFKKDLTISIGGNFNKTKTDNDTKYDTYNYTTNALIKTPNHFLYDENIFGGYLTVEKVLTPKFSGKVGVRYELTQSEGKSDNAQDVNLRNIKRDYDKLLPYLSLNYAINDTNNISYAFSSRMRRPSFWELNPVRNVLTEFNYTQNNPFVKASAVYNHELTYMYKNSYFLILSHSLEKDGITQVPLQGVINGKNQLRYIRTNFGDTQEMSAMLGMQKSFFKGYLTSNFNVGLQRKINNGSLSQDPLTGDIFPLYENHTVSNSFILQTSNNIRLDQKKTWFAGVNYFYVDKQQIELGQLKGLMSLDLDVKKIWNEWTFALAFRDVLDTHKIVIEDYQKNGNYNYVNQNQYMRGVELTIVYNFGNQKVKKVRNIESADKDIKSRTK